A portion of the Podospora pseudoanserina strain CBS 124.78 chromosome 2, whole genome shotgun sequence genome contains these proteins:
- a CDS encoding hypothetical protein (EggNog:ENOG503P3SN; COG:S), translating into MSSHTTLAAATDDRKARLAKLKSLKRKQPSPSPSDEAPSPSRSQSPPTKQVSNLHLSGRNYDPETKGPKLGFEAPPTLSLEAPTLEEQAADLQDEVNRQAAIDAAQAAEKGIDLFKLQPKKPNWDLKRELNAKMEVLNVRTDNAIARMVRERLAEKKKVAEESHRGSKESEDKEADGMLDGAAIVEGIKLREREEEEEARREKEAEDEELGLARRLDEQDEIVA; encoded by the coding sequence ATGTcctcccacaccaccctcgcagcagcaaccgacGACCGCAAAGCCCGCCTCGCAAAACTCAAATCCCTAAAACGcaaacaaccctcaccctccccatcagaCGAagccccttccccttcccgctcccaatcccccccaacaaaacAAGTCTCCAACCTTCACCTCTCCGGCCGCAACTACGACCCCGAAACCAAAGGCCCCAAACTCGGCTTCGAagccccccccaccctctccctcgagGCACCCACCCTCGAAGAACAAGCAGCAGACCTCCAAGACGAAGTAAACCGCCAAGCCGCCATCGACGCAGCCCAGGCGGCAGAAAAGGGCATCGACCTCTTCAAGCTCCAACCCAAAAAACCAAACTGGGATCTGAAGAGAGAGTTGAACGCCAAGATGGAGGTGCTGAATGTGAGGACGGATAATGCCATTGCGAGGATGGTCAGAGAACGATtagccgagaagaagaaggttgcCGAGGAAAGTCACAGGGGAAGCAAGGAAAGTGAGGATAAGGAGGCGGATGGGATGCTGGACGGGGCGGCGATTGTGGAGGGGATTAAACTACGTGAacgggaggaagaggaagaggccaggagagaaaaggaggccgaggatgaggagttggggttggccCGACGGCTTGATGAGCAAGACGAAATTGTTGCTTGA
- a CDS encoding hypothetical protein (COG:S; EggNog:ENOG503P5HF), whose protein sequence is MWHRSGPSKATSTNVQCQKCLKRDTYFSFHRNYFHFPHLTLTARHYSYECKASAQERPYIPRPSRTQQLFNPKLQPKLTNAVPDDIEKKKGVADKILAEKEAERARKRELERDEEEELSVKGSPPPRRHRSPSYDSVSSISTRSPSPAPRRSPSPPRRERISRDMELSPRGHPVRPRSLSPEERYSREPSAIPERDYPPRRHSPSPSQARSPRRHRDFDDEPEPERAPRHAPPGRDAEHDSHRRRGYSRSKSRSPARSPPRRDGRGRGDGPRNRFRDRDADHPRERNAPPAQQRAPPPPRERSLSPFSKRLALTQSMNMGR, encoded by the exons ATGTGGCACAGAAGCGGTCCTTCCAAAGCGACATCGACAAACGTCCAGTGCCAAAAATGTCTTAAACGAGATACGTACTTTTCATTTCACCGAAACTATTTCCATTTCCCCCATCTAACACTCACAGCACGGCACTATTCCTACGAATGCAAAGCTTCAGCCCAGGAGCGGCCGTATATTCCCCGACCCTCACGAACTCAGCAGCTGttcaaccccaagctccaACCCAAGCTTACCAATGCTGTCCCGGATGACATTGAGAAGAA GAAGGGCGTAGCCGATAAGATCCTCGCTGAAAAGGAGGCCGAGCGTGCCAGGAAGCGAGAGCTGGAAagggacgaggaagaagaactGTCCGTAAAGGGTTCACCGCCCCCACGGCGGCACAGGTCGCCATCTTACGACTCCGTATCCAGCATCTCGACCAGGtccccttctccagcccCAAGGCGCAGTCCCAGTCCCCCAAGAAGAGAACGGATCAGCCGCGATATGGAGTTGTCTCCCCGTGGACATCCGGTTCGTCCACGATCTCTAAGCCCGGAGGAGCGCTATTCTAGGGAACCGTCAGCCATTCCGGAGAGAGATTACCCGCCTCGGCGACATTCTCCTTCGCCGAGCCAGGCCCGTTCACCCAGGCGCCATCGCGACTTTGACGATGAGCCTGAGCCTGAGCGTGCCCCTCGGCATGCGCCGCCGGGCAGAGACGCCGAACATGACTCGCACAGACGTCGGGGCTACTCGAGATCCAAGTCGAGATCTCCTGCGCGTTCTCCACCAAGGCGCGATGGGAGAGGCCGCGGTGATGGTCCTCGGAACCGATTCAGGGACAGGGACGCTGACCACCCCAGAGAAAGAAATGCGCCGCCAGCCCAGCAGCGggcacctccgccgccgcgcGAGAGGAGTCTGAGTCCCTTCAGCAAGAGGTTGGCGCTGACACAGTCGATGAATATGGGTAGATAG
- a CDS encoding hypothetical protein (COG:S; EggNog:ENOG503P4GM), which translates to MSGSRLSTVQRSERLLAQLARDAPFTTTTRLSFQSDDSDIIPPWEKSLGKVDSHMSPDDMEETAKANPDPANNVSEISPETTPVPSSLGPEEIERNYASTAEPGVASHTFNDADRDNQVPQLEPYRFAERGGKLAWGPGHRGNWLDSWEARFRPLYRALKSGRAYSRMLADVEDFPDWGKTEMLFEAAEIEQGEFKERHCGFGNVDQYMTKWMDSMLYLLRYDPELAPKFLRATFEGFLTPRWAVNDTAEFLAKWCSLSRSSKKTTHELAETIRHILRTRTLYMLEFTQQTLFLLTRDMEAEALWNLYRDLLQYAHPLHPYTWYTIARRLSRDPRYKSRALDLLEEAITSGELHGDAPLTMMLSTCILDFQGVEDGHLEQLGRLRRELTTRLLNLITPNKYTYSVMVRGMRATGDYQGAWTIYQIMIDQGIEPEQFIFSNLLNVAKRTNTIEPVLQTLEELVPEALKSRHIWNDIIDSVLVISRQHDLQLKEEGQRNAHAALTFRALLLVYARFYRYKELQSLIPVRLGPPYETKEQVFATATSDMDVVFLRKIDLILERLPERVEKPAVPGSDVISIMLRGYTRAVWKAGEVISFYKRLRAKLMQGQYTVCQICREQDSRVHDAILGSLLKIPKWNNVAWAPAENSKRAAESRDALQAGFGILEDMIEGAMCAERVLKEEEEKELLAKRMADDDSPADEEAVRTIESVLPSQEDAVLSEQEPLLIEGDDGLLTEDSAAQDIMTEEHILVEEHPPPEEEHRPAEEDYLPHSEKNLPTKDYLSPSEENLSTEVNLPAEENLPTEENLPTEENLPAQDGLPVKDDLPVEEQYLPVEEQYLPAEEDLSVEESLRGYEEYLQAEDLPAGEDCLPPPEAEPSRTHRNTTLIRTLETITPRTTPTISPSPQQLLPLLDPNLVTPLHPGPRPGAGWPSFKAQQAQWAAFHKDETYLYSMSPAPTIYTFNILLSGVIRASRSITNVKDCIKQAEDWIKYLADHNLQPNYHTWAILVRNWSRQQRPGAVAWAMKKMEEAGFRANNKMMEELQLLRDKERAWRELERLMEEDLGREKEGGGRGGKGGGEQEERRRKLEFELVVEDEMYGNEVYRDGRGGEKEESDWDMFVKRVEEDRKGEEREKREGGGGKATF; encoded by the exons ATGTCTGGCTCGCGCCTGTCAAC AGTGCAGAGATCAGAGCGACTGCTGGCCCAGCTCGCCCGAGATGCGCCCttcaccactaccaccagATTGTCCTTCCAGAGCGACGACTCAGATATCATTCCGCCATGGGAGAAGTCTTTGGGAAAGGTCGACAGTCATATGAGCCCCGATGACATGGAGGAAACAGCCAAGGCGAATCCAGATCCTGCGAACAATGTCAGCGAGATATCGCCAGAAACAACACCAGTTCCCTCTTCACTGGGGCCGGAGGAAATAGAAAGGAACTATGCGAGCACAGCTGAGCCTGGGGTGGCTAGCCACACGTTCAATGATGCGGATCGGGACAATCAAGTACCCCAACTTGAACCCTACCGTTTCGCCGAGAGGGGAGGAAAGCTCGCTTGGGGTCCAGGTCACAGGGGCAACTGGTTGGACTCATGGGAGGCCAGGTTCCGGCCGCTGTACAGAGCCCTGAAGTCAGGGCGTGCCTATTCACGCATGTTGGCCGATGTGGAGGATTTCCCTGACTGGGGAAAAACAGAGATGCTTTTCGAGGCAGCCGAAATCGAGCAGGGGGAGTTTAAGGAGCGCCACTGCGGATTTGGCAACGTAGATCAGTACATGACGAAATGGATGGACTCGATGCTCTACCTGCTCCGCTACGACCCAGAGCTGGCTCCCAAATTTCTCCGGGCGACTTTTGAGGGGTTTCTGACGCCGAGGTGGGCGGTGAATGATACGGCTGAGTTCCTTGCCAAATGGTGCTCGTTGTCTCGCTCAAGCAAAAAGACTACGCATGAGCTCGCCGAAACGATCCGTCATATTCTGCGGACTCGCACTCTATACATGCTCGAGTTCACCCAACAAACGCTGTTTCTTCTGACAAGAGATATGGAGGCCGAAGCTCTGTGGAATCTGTATCGGGACCTGCTGCAGTACGCTCACCCGCTTCACCCCTACACTTGGTACACTATAGCCCGTCGTCTTTCTCGGGATCCGAGGTACAAGTCCAGGGCGTTGGATCTGCTGGAggaagccatcaccagcggCGAGCTTCACGGCGACGCGCCCCTGACCATGATGCTCAGCACATGCATCCTGGACTTTCAAGGTGTGGAAGACGGCCATTTAGAGCAGTTGGGGCGGCTGCGCCGGGAGCTGACCACACGGTTGCTCAACCTGATCACGCCTAACAAGTATACATACAGTGTCATGGTCCGAGGCATGCGAGCTACCGGTGACTACCAGGGAGCGTGGACCATTTACCAGATCATGATTGATCAGGGCATTGAGCCTGAGCAgttcatcttctccaacctgCTAAACGTGGCAAAGcgcaccaacaccatcgagCCTGTGCTCCAGACCCTGGAAGAGCTTGTTCCCGAGGCGCTGAAGAGCAGACACATCTGGAACGACATCATCGACTCTGTCTTGGTGATATCTCGGCAGCACGACCTCCAGCTGAAGGAGGAAGGCCAACGGAATGCGCATGCTGCGTTGACGTTCCGGGCCCTGCTGCTGGTCTATGCAAGGTTCTATCGGTACAAGGAACTCCAGTCTCTTATCCCTGTCAGGCTGGGGCCACCGTATGAGACAAAAGAGCAGGTTTTTGCGACTGCGACCTCGGATATGGATGTTGTCTTTTTGCGAAAGATTGATCTCATCCTCGAGCGCCTTCCTGAGCGGGTTGAGAAACCGGCGGTTCCGGGGTCGGATGTCATTAGCATTATGCTCAGGGGGTACACACGAGCGGTTTGGAAGGCAGGAGAGGTTATCAGCTTTTACAAGCGGCTCAGGGCGAAGCTTATGCAGGGACAATACACCGTGTGTCAGATTTGTCGGGAGCAGGACAGCCGAGTGCATGATGCTATTTTGGGCTCGTTGCTCAAGATTCCAAAGTGGAACAATGTCGCGTGGGCTCCTGCGGAGAACTCCAAGAGAGCGGCGGAGAGCCGTGATGCGTTGCAGGCGGGTTTTGGTATTTTGGAGGATATGATTGAGGGTGCCATGTGtgcggagagggtgttgaaggaggaagaggagaaagagctgttggcgaagaggatggcggaTGATGACTCGCctgctgatgaggaggcggtgcGGACTATCGAGAGTGTCCTGCCAAGTCAGGAGGATGCTGTCTTGTCGGAACAAGAGCCTTTGCTGATCGAGGGGGACGATGGTCTACTAACTGAAGATTCAGCAGCTCAAGATATAATGACCGAAGAACATATTTTAGTCGAAgaacatccaccaccagaagaagagcaccGGCCAGCTGAAGAAGATTACCTACCGCACTCAGAAAAAAACCTGCCAACGAAAGATTACCTTTCGCCCTCAGAAGAAAACCTGTCAACGGAAGTAAACCTGCCAGCGGAAGAAAACCTGCCAACGGAAGAAAACCTGCCAACGGAAGAAAACCTGCCAGCCCAAGATGGCTTGCCTGTCAAAGATGACCTACCTGTCGAAGAGCAATACTTACCTGTCGAAGAGCAGTACTTACCTGCCGAGGAAGACCTATCGGTCGAAGAAAGCCTTCGAGGGTACGAAGAATACCTTCAGGCTGAAGACCTCCCAGCCGGAGAAGACTGCCTACCACCTCCAGAAGCCGAAC CCTCAAGAACCCACCGAAACACCACCCTTATCCGAACCCTCgaaaccatcacccccagaACAACCCCGACAATCAGCCCCTCACCCCAgcaactcctccctctcctcgacCCAAACCTcgtcacccccctccacccggGCCCCCGCCCAGGCGCAGGCTGGCCCTCTTTCAAAGCCCAGCAGGCCCAATGGGCGGCCTTCCACAAAGACGAAACGTACCTCTACTCCATGTCGCCCGCCCCGACAATCTACACCTTTAATATTCTCTTGTCGGGCGTCATTCGCGCCTCCcgctccatcaccaacgtcaAAGACTGCATCAAGCAGGCAGAAGACTGGATAAAGTACCTTGCCGATCACAACCTCCAGCCCAATTATCACACCTGGGCTATTTTGGTTAGGAACTGGtcgcggcagcagcggcccGGGGCGGTGGCGTgggcgatgaagaagatggaggaggcggggttTAGGGCTAATaacaagatgatggaggagttgCAGTTGTTGAGGGATAAGGAGAGGGCgtggagggagctggagaggttgatggaggaggatctggggagggagaaggaggggggagggagggggggaaagggaggaggg gagcaggaggagaggaggaggaagttggaatttgagttggtggtggaggatgagatgtATGGGAATGAGGTTTATCgtgacgggagggggggggagaaggaggagagtgatTGGGATATGTttgtgaagagggtggaggaggataggaagggggaggagagggagaagagggagggtgggggggggaaggcgacgttttaa
- a CDS encoding hypothetical protein (EggNog:ENOG503P12J; COG:S), with product MAGHFSTIFSSTSSFGYANIDVPIQDLAATQTEGNLYIDPILSATTQRFLNDTHSKTYFTSMGVSAVPPPTQQRFASPMSSHEPSSASGSAPSPGAETESYYEHPTTPPEVLSVFSPTPGQFDDFSSTHDAIIRFTGSGMMPSYGAWTDGGMNSLYNDNDMDYSQGMFFEPSYTSTQCDMSTNQNTVGSDFTRLASPAEDMPMIKEEIQASTSYSSPLKRELDHDSDSSSEESSFPPTPKRHSDSGSEDEHRPAKKTKLNNNIHPAPIIQQQRIPTQVWHPQPQQQQQQQQQQQQPPKQQRLPKPSPRRINPLAPSSVSFKCPDCNRTDFPDRTDFDAHVKKQHTRPFTCVFHFAGCEATFAAKNEWKRHVITQHLLLDYWLCTEGVCAKTNNGGCRLPNGAIFNRKDLYTQHLKRMHMPAGAKKLCAGRANKGGVLTPGEKEEMAGWEGRLRELQERGKRERCKLPEVMRCPVKGCKVGEFRGPEAWDQRMEHVAKHLEGAALGREGRVRFGGEEDGSLVEWARSREVGIIERGGRGGRWELRKVLERQGGSGNGQVRGGQGQKGRGVREEIVVSGRGEEEEDAEGDVDAEGEEE from the coding sequence ATGGCTGGCCACTTCTCAACCATCTTCAGCAGCACTTCGAGCTTTGGATATGCGAACATCGACGTTCCTATCCAAGACTTGGCTGCGACACAGACTGAGGGTAACCTTTACATCGACCCTatcctctccgccaccacTCAGCGGTTCCTGAACGACACCCACTCCAAGACATACTTTACGAGCATGGGCGTTTCCGCTGTTCCACCACCGACGCAACAACGATTCGCCAGTCCCATGTCTTCCCACGAGCCGTCCTCCGCCTCGGGCAGCGCCCCGAGCCCCGGTGCTGAGACTGAATCTTACTACGAGCATCCCACGACGCCCCCTGAGGTCCTATCTGTCTTCTCACCCACGCCAGGGCAGTTTGACGACTTCTCGAGCACTCACGACGCCATCATCAGGTTCACGGGCTCGGGCATGATGCCGAGCTACGGGGCCTGGACTGACGGCGGCATGAACTCGCTCtacaacgacaacgacatgGACTACAGCCAGGGCATGTTCTTTGAGCCGAGCTACACATCCACCCAGTGCGACATGAGcaccaaccaaaacaccGTCGGCTCCGACTTTACTCGTCTTGCCAGTCCGGCCGAGGACATGCCCAtgatcaaggaggagatccAGGCTTCTACTTCTTACTCTTCTCCCCTTAAGCGGGAGCTCGACCACGACAGCGACTCCTCTTCCGAGGAGtcttccttccccccaacccccaaacgccaCTCCGACTCTGGCTCTGAAGACGAGCACCGCCCTGCCAAGAAAACcaaactcaacaacaacatccatcccgctcccatcatccaacaacaacgcaTCCCAACCCAAGTCTGGCACCCCCagcctcaacaacaacaacaacaacaacaacaacaacaacaaccgcccaagcagcagcggctccccaaaccctccccacGCCGGATCAACCCCTTGGCCCCCTCCTCGGTATCCTTCAAATGCCCCGACTGCAACCGAACCGACTTTCCCGACCGCACCGACTTTGACGCCCACGTCAAGAAGCAGCACACCCGCCCCTTCACTTGCGTGTTCCATTTTGCCGGCTGCGAAGCGACCTTTGCGGCCAAGAACGAATGGAAGCGTCACGTCATCACGCAGCACCTGCTGCTGGACTACTGGCTCTGCACAGAGGGTGTGTGCGCCAAGACGAACAATGGCGGTTGTCGTCTGCCGAATGGGGCGATTTTCAATCGCAAGGATTTGTACACCCAGCACCTGAAGAGGATGCACATGCCTGCTGGGGCGAAGAAACTTTGTGCTGGGAGGGCGAATaaagggggggtgttgacgccgggggaaaaggaggagatggccgggtgggaggggaggttgagggagctgcaggagagggggaagagggagaggtgtAAGCTGCCTGAGGTTATGAGGTGTCCTGTCAAGGGGTGTAAGGTGGGGGAGTTTAGGGGCCCGGAGGCGTGGGATCAGAGGATGGAGCATGTGGCTAAGCATCTGGAGGGGGcggcgttggggagggaggggcgggtcaggtttgggggggaggaggatgggagctTGGTTGAGTGGGCTAGGAgtagggaggtggggatTATTGAAcgggggggacggggggggaggtgggagttgaggaaggtgttggagaggcAGGGGGGTAGCGGGAACGGGCAGGTTAGGGGGGGACAGGGAcaaaaagggaggggggtgagggaggagattgtggttagtgggaggggggaggaggaggaggatgcggagggggatgttgatgctgagggggaggaggaataa
- a CDS encoding hypothetical protein (EggNog:ENOG503NW1R; COG:A) produces the protein MLSDPQPCRMTREEREEAYNKARQRIFGSSENKENQNQDGEDSNGVSRASSVSAKDRVNGGKRKVNKQRRDDNEGFESRSQFVAWCGPQQPTWAAAGPQYYQVAAPQFNGQYQQQQPPQPVYQTTMQPMYGPGQPHPPQMMPGNGYPPHYNAVPQTYQTPAGPQPRAPLPPQPAYQAPNAPPVAGPMYNAPVPAIQQPAWPQQPQPQAQPQPQLQQPPAFTQGAYPPPRGSPVPGHAGIPYAFGQLPVNVNPNDPKSQHPIPGSYSRQSFNPKTQSFVPGGGIPMQQSTPPPAGSYGGTSSHHGSPHPQFNSPHLSYAGYQQPIPQPMPQPGYGPVPGAYSMTRQSSNASMTQYHNVHQPLHGIPPHAPQHMGGPPHMAPKSNGPPGQQTYSHLPNYGNPATLPQKPST, from the exons ATGTTGTCTGACCCCCAGCCCTGCAGGATGACGCGAGAGGAGCGAGAAGAGGCGTACAACAAAGCCCGTCAACGCATTTTTGGAAGTAGTGAAAATAAGGAGAATCAGAACCAAG ATGGCGAGGACAGTAATGGTGTCTCTCGTGCCAGCTCTGTTTCCGCCAAGGATAGAGTCAACggtggaaaaagaaaggtCAACAAGCAACGACGAGATGACAACGAGGGCTTTGAGTCTCGCTCGCAGTTCGTTGCTTGGTGCGGGCCCCAACAACCTACCTGGGCGGCTGCAGGGCCTCAGTATTATCAGGTCGCTGCACCTCAGTTCAACGGGCAataccagcagcaacagccgccACAACCGGTGTATCAGACCACCATGCAGCCCATGTATGGACCTGGCCAACCGCATCCTCCCCAGATGATGCCTGGCAATGGATATCCTCCTCATTACAATGCCGTGCCTCAGACC TATCAGACTCCGGCTGGACCACAACCAAGAGCTCCACTGCCACCTCAGCCGGCCTACCAGGCTCCTAATGCCCCCCCAGTGGCCGGGCCGATGTACAACGCTCCTGTCCCGGCCATTCAGCAGCCAGCATGGccgcaacaaccacaaccccaggCGCagccccaacctcaacttcaacagcCCCCAGCCTTCACTCAGGGTGCTTATCCGCCTCCGCGGGGGAGCCCTGTTCCTGGCCATGCTGGGATTCCTTATGCCTTTGGACAGCTTCCTGTCAATGTCAACCCCAACGATCCCAAGAGCCAGCATCCAATTCCTGGGAGCTACAGCCGTCAGTCCTTTAACCCAAAGACGCAGTCTTTTGTGCCCGGCGGCGGAATCCCCATGCAGCAGTctacgccgccgccggctgGTTCATATGGAGGAACAAGCTCTCACCACGGCAGTCCGCATCCTCAGTTCAACTCACCTCACTTGAGTTACGCCGGGTACCAGCAGCCGATTCCGCAGCCAATGCCGCAGCCCGGTTATGGGCCGGTGCCCGGTGCCTACAGTATGACGAGACAGAGCTCCAACGCCTCCATGACGCAGTACCACAATGTGCATCAACCTCTGCACGGCATCCCCCCGCATGCGCCGCAGCATATGGGCGGTCCACCACACATGGCACCCAAGTCCAACGGGCCGCCAGGACAGCAGACATATAGCCACCTACCTAACTACGGCAACCCAGCCACATTGCCGCAGAAACCCTCgacttga
- a CDS encoding hypothetical protein (EggNog:ENOG503NW1R; COG:A), with the protein MTAIPSAVVTDNQRLSFARVAAASASKDISTTTTIVKSPGPSPPKEKRETTKSVDVPVPPVVTANPALEMSTPESNISPAAQKMASTAQSMDAKVVEGLKDLKLEASPSNVVVANGSLSGAVERSSRASNGQTPADDVSQRADSNSELGTKPPSLDGKSITSGTTFALDEKESLRPDDSASVKAAAEDDDAFSIRGSYMASSRMGSDVAARIHRIQIGDMPSRAATAHHGLVGNKNQGIVTPQSGVSDKQLTSDAKLPLVSGAVAPDGMANGFLSQHPDEKLLEAMQSHKDRIFLLRLEQQVIEFVQDSKEPFMDLPPSNSFCRMLMHKLADYYHMTHSFESQAGAVRIFRTPFCRIPPSLSSIAANTPNSSSPAPAVMPRKIMRRGEDGEFGPTSAAPSKPTSEAGSDGKDKSVPREK; encoded by the exons ATGACGGCCATTCCCTCTGCTGTGGTGACCGATAACCAGCGACTGTCGTTTGCAAGA GTTGCCGCTGCATCAGCGTCCAAGGAcatttccaccaccactaccattGTGAAATCACCAGGTCCATCGCCGCccaaggagaaaagggagaCCACCAAGAGCGTCGATGTTCCGGTTCCGCCAGTAGTCACGGCCAACCCCGCGCTCGAAATGTCGACCCCGGAATCGAACATCTCACCAGCTGCGCAGAAGATGGCCAGCACGGCTCAGTCCATGGATGccaaggttgttgaggggttgaaggattTGAAGCTCGAGGCGTCACCGTCTAATGTCGTTGTGGCCAACGGGTCTCTGTCCGGCGCCGTGGAAAGGTCAAGCAGAGCCAGCAACGGCCAAACACCAGCCGACGACGTTTCACAACGAGCAGACTCGAATTCCGAGCTTGGAACGAAGCCGCCCAGTCTGGACGGCAAAAGTATCACGTCCGGGACCACATTCGCTCTAGACGAGAAGGAATCGCTGCGTCCTGATGACAGTGCCAGCGTGAAGGCTGcggccgaggatgacgatgcgTTTTCCATCCGCGGCTCCTACATGGCCAGCTCGCGCATGGGCTCAGACGTGGCCGCTCGCATTCACCGCATCCAGATCGGCGACATGCCATCACGAGCAGCGACTGCCCACCATGGCCTGGTTGGTAACAAAAACCAGGGAATCGTCACCCCCCAAAGTGGTGTCTCCGACAAGCAGCTTACCTCAGATGCGAAGCTGCCTCTTGTCAGCGGAGCAGTCGCGCCTGATGGGATGGCAAACGGCTTCCTGAGCCAACACCCAGACGAGAAGCTGTTGGAAGCTATGCAGTCCCACAAGGACCGCATCTTTCTTTTACGATTGGAACAGCAGGTGATCGAATTCGTACAGGATTCAAA AGAGCCTTTCATGGACCTGCCTCCAAGCAACTCATTCTGCAGAATGCTGATGCATAAACTGGCAGACTACTACCATATGACACACTCCTTCGAGTCCCAAGCTGGGGCGGTGCGTATCTTTAGGACGCCCTTCTGCCGgatccctccctctctgtcTAGTATTGCAGCAAACACTCCTAATAGCAGTTCTCCGGCACCCGCCGTGATGCCGCGAAAGATCATGCGTcggggtgaggatggagagtTTGGTCCCACAAGTGCGGCTCCCTCTAAGCCAACCTCGGAAGCTGGCAGCGATGGCAAGGACAAGTCTGTCCCTCGGGAGAAGTAA
- a CDS encoding hypothetical protein (EggNog:ENOG503PIFN), which produces MSIDTFASNLGRKVSPSATPPAVAKGHKSVKSLATFFEEGGSPAATTVPSSSNPSNLLVATSSSVFAPSPSSKPKLLRDPHEPDDNDLTLLDYKQFMANLPLGRCLDDLELPTRAAASSSRQLHPEAPNSQHAQEAKNVLANLDRLFPPLPPLDDSPVPASDPEPSSAAGQELAPEPERTQEWAKAYRDATRRVLSIDWDEIEEDDIFRPPSFVLPPPPSPRPAFSPSSPRLQPVTEEQEDESNESHNSYQQDEQDQQRRSREYQPKERYHQAEEQQHQYEKYQLAKEQQKHRPNKRHQPEQPSQQEQHPHHHSKLALLSLADSPATPLLHPIVLPRCRLALLRHHHRVTPLLLSLPSPLPFFSPLFLLPRNRSAAPLQEQQPGIMNERGRSL; this is translated from the exons ATGTCGATAGATACCTTTGCTTCGAACCTCGGGCGCAAGGTGTCGCCCTCTGCGACCCCCCCGGCGGTGGCCAAAGGCCACAAATCCGTCAAGAGCCTGGCGACCTttttcgaggagggtggttctcctgctgccaccaccgttccctcctcctccaacccctccaacctcctcgtcgccaccAGCTCGTCCGTCTtcgctccctccccctcctccaaaccaaaGCTGCTCCGGGACCCCCACGAGCCCGACGACAACGACCTCACCCTGCTTGATTACAAGCAGTTCATGGCGAACCTTCCACTGGGTCGTTGCCTCGACGACCTGGAGTTGCCCACCAGGGCGGCGgcaagcagcagccgccaacTCCACCCCGAGGCCCCCAATTCCCAGCATGCCCAAGAGGCCAAAAACGTTTTGGCAAACCTGGACAGACTCTTcccgcctctccctcccctcgaCGACTCGCCGGTACCAGCAAGCGACCCCGAGCCGTCGTCCGCCGCCGGCCAGGAGCTTGCTCCTGAGCCTGAGCGCACCCAAGAATGGGCGAAAGCCTATCGGGATGCCACCAGACGAGTGCTGAGCATCGACTGGGACGAAATCGAAGAGGATGATATTTTCCGTCCCCCCAGCTTTGTtctcccgccgccgccttctccccgCCCGGCTTTCTCCCCCTCGTCGCCGCGTCTTCAGCCGGTCACTGAAGAGCAAGAGGACGAGTCCAATGAGTCTCATAACTCGTACCAGCAGGACGAGCAAGACCAGCAACGGCGGTCTCGAGAGTACCAGCCAAAAGAGCGGTACCATCAAgctgaggagcagcagcaccagtACGAAAAGTACCAGCTGGCCAAAGAGCAGCAAAAGCACCGGCCAAACAAGCGGCACCAGCCAGAGCAGCCCTCCCAACAAGAGCagcacccccatcatca CAGCAAGCTAGCTCTGCTGTCCCTGGCAGACTCTCctgcaacccccctccttcaccccatCGTCCTCCCCCGATGCCGACTCGcactcctccgccaccaccaccgagttacccccctcctcctatcccttccatcacccctcccgtttttctctcctcttttcctGCTCCCCCGCAACAGGAGCGCTGCTCCCCTCCAGGAGCAGCAACCCGGCATCATGAACgaaagagggaggagtttaTGA